Proteins from a genomic interval of Treponema brennaborense DSM 12168:
- a CDS encoding helix-hairpin-helix domain-containing protein yields the protein MELTQENIDALAVNEVDIMKRIADELSIRVAQVSAVISLINEGCTIPFISRYRKEAHGSLDEVQVRDTDHLFKSYSNLETRRLEIVKGIFGQNKLTESLYEAAMNAKTLTELEDLWAPFKKKKKTRGMAAIEKGLDPLADAMLELDDAAVLAKAAEFVCENAEAPELSVASAEDAISGAKDILAERTAQGSENRSDVRGFYLRTGKIIVKGVGDESAAKTSVYQMYWDYEEPLNQIKPHRILAINRGERESQLEVTIDVDVDGAIDVIKHKYVINNKYHAEAIEDGLVRLLSPAVVREIRGDQADEADEHGIGIFSENLKNLLMQQPIKGTRVLGVDPGIRTGTKCAALDETGKYLGYFVVKQVADPDGAAAAIRKAIMQYNVQLVAVGNGTGTREVQEIVSRVINENFPEVLYTVVDEDGASVYSASDTAREEFPDLDLTIRGAISIGRRLQDPLAELVKIDPKSIGVGLYQHDVNQKKLSEMLDEVVGSVVNNVGVNLNTASYSLLKYVSGINGSLAKKIVAYRDEHGKITSRDELMKVGGMGAKTFEQCAGFLKIPESADPLDNTWVHPENYQAAREVLPLVQQKSDIPGAVKKELKEKYSLGDQTVSDIIEELQKPNRDPRDGYPKPIMQKGVVTFEDLKEGMKVTGKIKNVVDFGAFVDLGIKETALLHISELSDSFVTDPMEVLKVGDIKECTIIGLDADRRRISLSLKSDAASRVGQGGASASGKTEGGVRRVVVAKKGAPGSAEGKRRGPDDRRAVGVGSSVNSPSGERSGGRERRGGQDSYGRSSRDDDGMSYNPFAALLKNKR from the coding sequence ATGGAATTGACACAGGAAAACATTGACGCGCTTGCGGTGAATGAAGTTGACATCATGAAACGGATTGCGGATGAGCTTTCGATCCGCGTTGCGCAGGTGAGCGCGGTTATTTCGCTGATTAACGAAGGGTGTACCATCCCGTTCATTTCGCGCTATCGTAAGGAAGCGCACGGGTCTTTGGATGAAGTGCAGGTTCGCGACACGGATCACTTATTTAAAAGTTATTCAAATCTTGAAACGCGGCGGCTTGAGATTGTAAAAGGGATTTTCGGCCAGAATAAATTGACCGAGTCCCTGTACGAAGCGGCTATGAATGCGAAGACGCTGACCGAGCTTGAAGATTTGTGGGCGCCGTTCAAAAAGAAAAAGAAGACGCGCGGTATGGCGGCGATCGAAAAAGGACTCGATCCGCTTGCCGACGCGATGCTTGAACTGGACGATGCGGCGGTACTGGCGAAGGCGGCCGAATTCGTGTGCGAAAACGCGGAGGCGCCGGAATTGTCGGTTGCGTCGGCGGAAGACGCGATTTCCGGGGCAAAGGACATTCTTGCCGAGCGTACGGCGCAGGGCAGTGAAAACCGTTCCGACGTGCGCGGTTTCTATCTGCGAACCGGTAAAATTATCGTCAAAGGTGTGGGCGACGAATCGGCGGCAAAAACGTCCGTGTATCAGATGTACTGGGATTACGAGGAGCCGCTGAATCAAATCAAGCCGCACCGCATTTTGGCGATAAATCGCGGCGAGCGCGAAAGTCAGCTTGAGGTTACCATCGACGTGGACGTGGACGGCGCGATCGACGTGATAAAGCATAAGTACGTGATCAACAATAAATATCACGCGGAAGCGATTGAAGACGGACTGGTGCGTCTGTTGTCGCCGGCCGTCGTGCGCGAAATCCGCGGCGATCAGGCCGACGAGGCGGACGAACACGGTATCGGCATTTTCAGCGAAAACCTGAAAAATCTGCTGATGCAGCAGCCGATTAAAGGTACGCGCGTTCTGGGCGTTGACCCGGGTATCCGCACGGGAACCAAGTGTGCCGCACTGGACGAAACGGGTAAATATTTGGGGTATTTTGTGGTTAAGCAGGTTGCCGACCCCGACGGTGCGGCCGCCGCTATCCGCAAGGCGATCATGCAGTATAACGTGCAGCTGGTTGCCGTAGGCAACGGTACGGGAACGCGCGAAGTGCAGGAAATCGTGTCGCGCGTGATAAACGAAAACTTTCCCGAAGTGTTGTATACGGTAGTGGATGAAGACGGTGCGTCCGTGTATTCGGCGAGCGATACGGCGCGTGAAGAATTCCCCGATCTTGACTTGACTATCCGCGGTGCGATTTCCATCGGGCGCAGATTGCAGGACCCGCTTGCGGAATTGGTTAAGATTGATCCCAAGTCGATCGGCGTCGGACTGTATCAGCACGACGTAAACCAGAAAAAGCTTTCGGAAATGCTCGACGAAGTGGTCGGTTCGGTCGTAAACAACGTCGGTGTCAATTTGAACACGGCGTCGTATTCGCTTTTGAAATACGTTTCTGGCATCAACGGTTCGCTTGCAAAGAAAATAGTCGCGTATCGCGACGAGCACGGTAAAATTACCAGCCGCGACGAGTTGATGAAAGTGGGCGGCATGGGCGCAAAAACGTTCGAGCAGTGCGCGGGATTTTTGAAGATTCCCGAAAGTGCCGATCCGCTGGACAACACCTGGGTGCATCCGGAAAACTATCAGGCTGCGCGCGAAGTGCTGCCGCTCGTACAGCAGAAGTCGGATATTCCCGGTGCAGTCAAAAAGGAATTGAAAGAAAAATATTCGCTCGGCGACCAGACGGTGAGCGATATAATAGAAGAATTGCAAAAACCCAACCGTGACCCGCGCGACGGATATCCCAAACCGATCATGCAGAAAGGCGTCGTAACGTTCGAAGATTTGAAAGAGGGTATGAAAGTTACCGGCAAAATCAAAAACGTCGTAGACTTCGGCGCGTTCGTAGATTTGGGAATCAAGGAAACGGCGCTGCTGCATATTTCGGAATTGAGCGATTCGTTCGTGACCGATCCGATGGAAGTGCTCAAAGTGGGCGACATCAAAGAATGCACGATTATCGGACTCGACGCGGACCGGCGCCGCATCAGTCTTTCGCTCAAAAGCGACGCAGCTTCGCGCGTCGGTCAGGGCGGAGCAAGCGCTTCGGGTAAAACCGAAGGCGGCGTTCGCCGCGTGGTCGTTGCCAAAAAGGGCGCTCCCGGTTCTGCGGAAGGAAAAAGGCGAGGTCCGGACGACCGCCGAGCGGTGGGCGTCGGAAGTTCGGTAAATTCGCCGTCGGGTGAGCGTTCCGGCGGCCGCGAACGCCGCGGCGGGCAAGATTCGTACGGCCGCTCTTCCCGCGACGACGACGGCATGAGCTACAACCCGTTCGCCGCTTTGCTGAAGAACAAGCGGTAA
- a CDS encoding putative ABC transporter permease, with protein sequence MFGLYQRFIVIVFLFFFGGTMGWVLELLFRRFVSKANPERKWLNPGFLTGPCLPLYGFGVAVLYVLSLFESQLLSVDNGGVLHYACMFAIMALAMTLIEYIAGILFVKGMHIKLWDYSGEWGNVQGVICPKFTVIWGVLSAVYYFFLFPPIQRLVIWFTAHPWFSFVVGIGFGLFIVDGAFSFHLGTVLRKKAAEIDRSVPIDFQTLQRKLKLAGRVRFFTVHNGDYLSERVDKFEEFIRRSPATAARQRTER encoded by the coding sequence ATGTTCGGTTTGTATCAGCGTTTTATCGTTATCGTGTTTCTGTTTTTTTTCGGCGGCACGATGGGATGGGTGTTGGAACTGCTGTTCCGGCGGTTCGTTTCCAAAGCGAACCCCGAGCGCAAATGGCTGAATCCCGGATTTCTGACCGGACCGTGTCTGCCGCTGTACGGCTTCGGCGTGGCGGTGCTGTACGTGCTGTCGCTGTTTGAATCGCAGCTGCTGAGCGTGGATAACGGCGGTGTTCTGCATTACGCGTGTATGTTCGCGATTATGGCGCTCGCGATGACGCTGATCGAATATATCGCGGGTATCCTGTTCGTCAAGGGGATGCACATCAAGCTGTGGGATTATTCGGGCGAGTGGGGAAACGTGCAGGGCGTGATCTGTCCCAAATTTACGGTTATTTGGGGCGTACTTTCCGCCGTGTATTACTTTTTTCTGTTTCCGCCGATTCAGCGGCTGGTGATATGGTTTACGGCGCACCCGTGGTTTTCGTTCGTCGTGGGAATAGGTTTCGGACTGTTCATCGTTGACGGTGCGTTTTCGTTCCATTTAGGTACGGTGCTGCGTAAAAAGGCGGCCGAAATTGACCGCTCCGTTCCGATCGATTTTCAGACGCTGCAGCGCAAACTCAAACTTGCCGGCCGCGTCCGGTTTTTTACCGTGCATAACGGCGACTATTTGAGCGAGCGCGTCGATAAGTTTGAAGAATTTATCCGCCGTTCGCCGGCTACTGCTGCACGGCAGCGTACGGAACGATGA
- a CDS encoding clostripain-related cysteine peptidase, producing the protein MKKNVCTMLPFLFFAALAGVILTGCPSPADPKPVVTYTLTFNSDDGSSVSAQTVESGARAEKPASPRKDGWHFGGWLTDDGQAYDFSLPVSGNITLKANWQVVVTFDANGGTLKSSADVTKESYFDKGAPFSAPEVEQTAAGKTYHILGWSEKQTATEASFSDDRFDLTSGSATSPVTLYAVWTEKDVFTVSFDVNGGKEKFSSVSAISGKTIDKPSGTPSLLFHYFRFWSEDKKTEYDFSSSVTKSLTLYALWSPKLYSLKNVSNDSLTVEYLSSSPNVSDGCITATYTTATNPADSQPLALTYKSQSGSFVTYTFPAFDSAALETYTISVTNGYETKTNTLKVVLPAPVSGLSASAEDSKIVLSWVKPDGFSSFDVECKAGDSVVYTATVSGASASIYGLTNNTEYTFKVTTTGTDKSVSVSATPKITRKTSDWLFLLYMDGDNNLNDPIFLDLNEVEYGLYNIRKADGSAETGYGSVNVVSLWDGFAGDAQTTPQIGKSGSYLYELGTDDSNENTYIDSRGCVLSSDTKNLSYTADWVVPRGSNIADVTALSCGEVNMGDKQTLINFLQWAQERYDAKNVVLQFSNHGGGPRSAPVTATLEDGSTIVLNRDFGRKALCWDEGSASAFLKTKDVSEALAAAGYGTTNKLGMILMDVCLGASIEDSYQFKDYAEYFAASPNNIPGMGMDYVAMMKSCTASATLESMGTQMVADYKTSYKLSGSEWGTMISTAGLTSGAMNENLEKVMWLSHLGIPTFSFIDLTKIDAVKTSVDSLATLLLSNMTKVFDGVYFDKVENTYVSTANENTEPVTYLEVLKDYVRFSGFSGNSLYYLGSFSWLFDIGYMASNMEYVSAATQGSNNVNAWPELNTASAAVITALDAAVVSSWRDAPAPPAAETGLYPVLNRTANPFGLTISGETVNINGSSIQPGVIPSFYKEDLAFGAESSWADLLAVWFGSL; encoded by the coding sequence ATGAAGAAAAATGTGTGCACTATGCTGCCCTTTCTGTTTTTTGCCGCGCTAGCCGGCGTTATCCTGACGGGATGTCCGTCTCCGGCGGATCCCAAGCCGGTGGTAACGTATACCCTGACGTTTAATAGTGACGACGGCAGTTCGGTTTCGGCACAAACGGTTGAATCGGGGGCTCGGGCCGAGAAACCTGCCTCTCCCCGAAAAGACGGTTGGCATTTCGGCGGATGGCTGACCGATGACGGGCAGGCCTATGATTTTTCCCTGCCGGTTTCCGGTAATATAACATTAAAAGCGAATTGGCAAGTTGTCGTAACGTTCGATGCAAACGGCGGAACGCTGAAAAGTTCTGCGGATGTTACAAAAGAATCTTACTTTGATAAAGGCGCCCCTTTTTCCGCTCCTGAAGTGGAACAGACTGCTGCCGGAAAAACGTACCACATTTTGGGATGGTCGGAAAAACAAACCGCAACGGAAGCCAGTTTTTCGGATGATAGATTCGATCTTACAAGTGGTTCCGCCACTTCACCGGTAACTCTGTACGCGGTATGGACTGAAAAAGATGTGTTTACCGTTTCTTTCGATGTTAACGGCGGAAAGGAAAAGTTTTCGTCTGTCTCTGCGATAAGCGGTAAAACGATTGACAAACCGTCCGGAACACCTTCATTACTCTTTCATTATTTCAGATTTTGGTCTGAAGATAAAAAAACGGAATACGATTTTTCATCTTCGGTAACAAAATCTCTTACGTTGTATGCGTTGTGGAGTCCGAAACTGTATAGCCTCAAAAACGTTTCAAACGATTCTCTTACCGTCGAGTATTTGTCGTCGTCTCCGAACGTGTCCGACGGATGCATTACCGCGACGTACACGACGGCGACAAATCCTGCTGATTCGCAGCCGCTGGCTCTTACGTATAAAAGTCAAAGTGGTTCATTTGTTACGTATACGTTTCCGGCATTTGACTCCGCAGCGTTGGAAACCTATACAATTTCAGTAACAAACGGATATGAAACTAAAACAAATACTTTGAAAGTCGTACTGCCGGCTCCGGTTTCCGGCTTGAGCGCTTCTGCGGAGGATTCAAAGATCGTATTGTCATGGGTGAAACCTGATGGGTTTTCTTCCTTTGATGTTGAATGTAAAGCCGGTGATTCCGTCGTGTATACGGCTACCGTATCAGGAGCATCGGCTTCGATATACGGACTCACCAATAATACCGAGTATACGTTCAAAGTAACGACGACCGGAACGGATAAATCGGTTTCCGTTTCCGCGACTCCTAAAATAACAAGAAAAACGTCGGACTGGCTTTTCCTGCTTTATATGGACGGAGACAACAACCTGAACGATCCGATTTTTCTCGATTTAAATGAAGTAGAATACGGTTTGTATAATATACGGAAGGCGGACGGCTCTGCAGAAACGGGATACGGTTCCGTAAACGTTGTCAGTTTATGGGACGGTTTTGCCGGCGACGCTCAGACGACGCCGCAAATCGGAAAGTCCGGCAGCTATCTGTATGAATTGGGAACCGATGATTCCAATGAAAACACATATATCGATTCCCGCGGATGCGTACTTTCTTCCGATACAAAAAATCTTTCCTATACGGCAGATTGGGTAGTTCCGCGAGGCAGCAATATTGCGGACGTAACGGCTCTTTCTTGCGGTGAAGTCAATATGGGCGATAAGCAAACGCTCATAAACTTTCTTCAGTGGGCACAAGAGCGATACGACGCAAAGAACGTCGTGCTGCAATTTTCGAATCACGGCGGCGGTCCGCGCAGCGCACCGGTAACCGCGACGCTTGAAGACGGCAGCACGATTGTACTGAACAGAGATTTCGGTCGGAAAGCGTTGTGCTGGGACGAAGGCAGTGCGAGCGCGTTCCTTAAAACGAAAGACGTTTCCGAGGCGCTTGCCGCCGCCGGTTACGGTACGACGAATAAACTCGGTATGATCCTGATGGACGTTTGTTTGGGCGCTTCCATTGAAGATTCGTATCAGTTTAAGGATTACGCGGAGTATTTTGCAGCTTCGCCGAACAATATTCCCGGTATGGGAATGGATTACGTTGCCATGATGAAATCCTGCACCGCTTCGGCAACGCTTGAAAGCATGGGGACCCAAATGGTAGCCGATTATAAGACTTCTTATAAACTGAGCGGTTCCGAATGGGGTACAATGATTTCAACTGCAGGTCTGACCAGCGGTGCAATGAATGAAAACTTAGAAAAAGTCATGTGGCTTTCCCATCTCGGTATCCCGACTTTTTCGTTTATCGATTTGACGAAAATCGACGCGGTAAAAACGTCCGTTGATTCGCTTGCAACGTTGCTGCTGAGCAATATGACGAAAGTTTTTGACGGAGTGTATTTCGATAAGGTAGAAAATACGTACGTATCGACCGCAAATGAAAATACCGAACCGGTAACGTATTTGGAGGTATTGAAAGATTACGTTCGATTCAGCGGATTTTCGGGGAACAGCCTGTATTATCTGGGATCGTTTTCCTGGCTGTTCGATATCGGCTACATGGCAAGCAATATGGAATACGTTTCCGCCGCAACACAGGGTTCCAATAATGTAAACGCCTGGCCGGAACTGAATACGGCGAGTGCCGCGGTGATTACCGCGCTGGACGCTGCCGTCGTTTCATCTTGGCGCGACGCGCCCGCGCCTCCTGCGGCGGAAACGGGATTGTATCCCGTCCTGAACAGGACGGCGAATCCGTTCGGTTTGACAATCAGCGGTGAGACGGTGAATATAAACGGCAGCTCTATACAGCCGGGCGTTATTCCGTCCTTCTATAAAGAGGATCTTGCCTTCGGAGCTGAGTCTTCTTGGGCTGATTTACTTGCGGTATGGTTCGGTAGTTTATAG